One window of Amaranthus tricolor cultivar Red isolate AtriRed21 chromosome 11, ASM2621246v1, whole genome shotgun sequence genomic DNA carries:
- the LOC130827888 gene encoding uncharacterized protein LOC130827888 yields the protein MEPQFPNSSVSSPQQSSNSKSKDSPTQKQKPKLPTPQDLITHYESQGMDSHQASIKVIDDLQHMLFRVVSSGRGKKDKLKAETSRKLDNVNARLAIIEMKLDSKPGYPESIAIGVASAATFRGFSAIWPHIAAAASSVWNSVRGSTNT from the coding sequence ATGGAACCCCAATTCCCAAATTCCTCTGTTTCATCCCCTCAACAATCCTCAAACTCCAAATCCAAAGACTCACCCACCCAAAAACAGAAACCAAAGCTCCCAACCCCACAAGATTTAATCACCCATTACGAATCACAAGGTATGGATTCCCATCAAGCCTCCATTAAAGTCATTGATGATCTTCAACACATGCTTTTTCGGGTTGTATCTTCCGGAAGAGGGAAAAAAGACAAATTGAAAGCTGAAACTTCTAGAAAGCTCGATAATGTAAATGCCCGTCTTGCTATAATTGAAATGAAGCTTGATTCGAAACCTGGGTACCCTGAAAGTATTGCTATTGGTGTTGCTTCTGCTGCTACTTTTCGTGGGTTTTCTGCTATTTGGCCGCACATTGCTGCTGCTGCTTCTAGTGTTTGGAACTCTGTTAGGGGCTCTACCAATACTTAG